Proteins found in one Chlamydia sp. 04-14 genomic segment:
- the tmk gene encoding dTMP kinase has protein sequence MFIVIEGCEGSGKSSLTELLKDRLISEGKAVVATREPGGSLLGEQVRNLILEPSTTSISPYAELFLFLAARAQHITEKILPALESGKIVICDRFHDSTIVYQGIAEGLGKDYVTNLCYHVIGEQKFLPNLTCLLDIPPDEGLRRKQKQKSLDKFEDKPLAYHTKIREGFLSLAEAHPNSYLILDGRQPIEESLNKVMTAYTELALCK, from the coding sequence GTGTTTATAGTTATTGAAGGATGTGAAGGTTCAGGGAAAAGTTCCTTAACAGAACTTCTAAAGGATAGACTAATATCTGAGGGGAAGGCAGTTGTTGCTACTAGAGAGCCCGGAGGGTCTCTTCTAGGAGAGCAGGTTCGTAATTTAATTTTAGAGCCATCTACAACGTCAATTTCCCCTTACGCGGAATTATTTCTATTTCTTGCTGCACGCGCACAGCATATAACTGAAAAAATACTTCCAGCTTTAGAATCGGGAAAAATTGTGATTTGTGATAGATTCCATGATTCTACAATTGTCTATCAGGGAATAGCTGAGGGATTAGGTAAAGATTATGTCACAAACCTTTGTTACCATGTCATAGGAGAACAAAAGTTCCTTCCTAATCTTACATGTCTTCTAGATATTCCTCCCGACGAAGGACTAAGAAGAAAACAAAAGCAAAAGTCCTTAGATAAATTCGAGGATAAGCCTTTGGCATATCATACAAAAATTCGTGAAGGATTTTTATCTCTTGCCGAAGCACATCCTAATAGCTATCTTATTTTAGATGGGAGACAACCCATCGAAGAGTCTCTTAATAAAGTTATGACTGCTTATACAGAATTAGCGTTATGCAAATAG
- the gyrA gene encoding DNA topoisomerase (ATP-hydrolyzing) subunit A, protein MFNKEEIIVPKNLEEEMKESYLRYSMSVIISRALPDVRDGLKPSQRRILYAMKQLNLTPGAKHRKCAKICGDTSGDYHPHGESVIYPTLVRMAQNWAMRYPLVDGQGNFGSIDGDPAAAMRYTEARLTHSAIFLMEDLDKDTVDMVSNYDETKHEPVVFPSKFPNLLCNGSSGIAVGMATNIPPHNLGELIEATLLVLSNPNASIEEILEVMPGPDFPTGGLICGGEGIRSTYHTGRGKIKVRARLHVEENADKHRENIILTEMPYNVNKSRLIEQIADLVNDKTLAGISDVRDESDKDGIRVVLELKKGESSEIVINRLYKFTDIQVTFGANMLALDKNLPRTMNIHRMISAWIRHRTEVIRRRTRYELNKAEARAHILEGFLKALSCLDDVVRTIRNSDSKEHAKHQLIENFGFTEYQSVAILELRLYQLTGLEAEKIQKEYDELLNKIAYYKRVLADEGLVKDIIRNELQDIQRVHKTPRRTTIEFDADDIRDIEDIITNEPVIITISGDDYVKRMPIKVFREQKRGGHGVSGFDMKKGSDFLKAVYSASTKDYLLIFTNFGQCYWLKVWQLPEGERRAKGKPIINFLEGIRPGEQLAAVLNVKNFENAGFLFLATKHGVVKKVALDAFSNPRKKGIRALEIDDGDELIAAAHITSEEEKVMLFTRLGMAVRFPHDKVRPMGRTARGVRGVSLKNENDRVVACQIVRDDQSVLVVCDNGFGKRSQVGDFRETNRGGVGVRSILINERNGDVLGAISVTDHDSILLMSAQGQAIRINMQDVRVMGRSTQGVRLVHVKDGDILVAMEKLSFNEDETLSDIEEETTSPQV, encoded by the coding sequence ATGTTTAACAAAGAAGAAATCATTGTCCCTAAAAACCTAGAAGAAGAAATGAAGGAAAGTTACCTTCGTTATTCTATGTCGGTCATCATTTCCCGAGCACTTCCTGATGTTCGTGATGGTTTAAAACCATCACAGAGACGCATTCTTTATGCGATGAAACAATTAAATCTTACTCCCGGAGCCAAACATCGTAAATGTGCTAAGATTTGCGGTGACACCTCTGGAGACTACCATCCTCATGGTGAAAGTGTTATTTATCCTACATTAGTCCGCATGGCTCAAAATTGGGCAATGCGTTACCCATTGGTAGACGGTCAAGGGAACTTTGGTTCTATTGACGGTGACCCTGCCGCTGCTATGCGTTATACAGAGGCTCGTCTAACGCATAGTGCAATTTTCCTAATGGAAGATTTGGATAAAGATACCGTAGATATGGTGTCTAACTACGATGAAACGAAACACGAGCCTGTTGTTTTTCCTTCAAAATTTCCTAACCTTCTTTGTAATGGTTCTTCAGGTATTGCTGTTGGTATGGCAACAAATATCCCTCCACATAATCTTGGAGAGTTAATTGAGGCCACATTACTCGTATTGAGCAATCCTAATGCTTCTATTGAAGAAATCTTGGAAGTTATGCCTGGTCCTGATTTCCCAACAGGAGGATTAATTTGTGGTGGTGAGGGTATTCGCTCTACCTACCATACAGGAAGAGGTAAGATAAAAGTTCGTGCACGTCTTCATGTAGAAGAGAATGCAGATAAGCATCGCGAGAATATTATTCTTACCGAGATGCCTTATAACGTAAATAAGTCTAGATTAATCGAACAAATTGCGGATCTTGTCAATGATAAGACGTTGGCAGGAATTTCAGATGTTCGGGATGAATCAGATAAAGATGGTATCCGAGTTGTCCTTGAGCTAAAGAAAGGGGAATCTTCGGAAATTGTTATCAATCGTCTCTATAAGTTTACTGATATTCAAGTAACTTTTGGCGCAAATATGCTAGCCTTGGATAAAAATCTTCCAAGGACTATGAATATTCATAGAATGATTTCTGCATGGATACGTCATCGTACAGAAGTTATCCGTAGAAGAACACGCTATGAATTAAATAAAGCTGAAGCCCGCGCGCATATTCTTGAAGGTTTCTTAAAAGCTCTTTCTTGCTTAGACGATGTTGTTCGGACAATTCGCAATAGTGATAGTAAGGAACATGCTAAACATCAGCTGATTGAGAATTTTGGATTTACCGAGTATCAATCTGTAGCTATTCTTGAGTTGCGTTTGTACCAACTTACAGGATTAGAAGCTGAGAAAATTCAGAAAGAATACGATGAATTGCTGAATAAAATTGCCTATTATAAACGTGTTCTTGCTGACGAAGGTCTAGTCAAAGATATCATTAGAAATGAGCTGCAAGATATTCAGAGAGTTCATAAAACTCCTCGTAGAACTACGATAGAATTTGATGCTGATGATATTCGTGATATTGAAGATATCATCACTAATGAACCTGTAATCATTACCATATCAGGTGATGATTACGTAAAAAGAATGCCTATAAAAGTCTTTAGAGAGCAGAAACGCGGTGGTCACGGAGTTTCTGGATTCGATATGAAGAAAGGTTCGGATTTCTTAAAAGCGGTTTATTCAGCATCCACAAAAGACTATCTATTAATCTTTACTAATTTTGGCCAATGTTACTGGCTGAAAGTATGGCAATTACCCGAAGGTGAAAGACGGGCTAAGGGTAAGCCAATTATTAATTTCCTTGAAGGTATCCGTCCTGGAGAACAGCTGGCAGCAGTTCTTAATGTTAAGAACTTTGAAAATGCTGGATTCTTATTCCTGGCAACGAAGCACGGTGTTGTTAAGAAGGTAGCTCTTGATGCCTTCAGCAATCCTAGAAAGAAAGGTATTCGTGCTTTAGAAATAGATGATGGAGATGAACTCATCGCTGCTGCGCATATTACCAGTGAAGAAGAAAAGGTCATGCTCTTTACTAGATTAGGTATGGCGGTACGTTTCCCTCATGATAAAGTACGCCCTATGGGAAGAACGGCACGCGGTGTACGTGGTGTTTCATTGAAAAATGAAAATGATCGCGTAGTTGCTTGTCAAATTGTTAGAGATGATCAATCTGTTCTTGTTGTTTGCGATAACGGTTTCGGAAAACGTTCTCAAGTAGGAGACTTCCGAGAAACTAACCGCGGTGGTGTTGGAGTACGCTCTATTCTTATTAACGAGAGAAACGGAGATGTTCTTGGAGCTATTTCTGTTACAGATCACGACAGTATCCTACTGATGTCAGCACAAGGACAAGCTATCCGTATTAATATGCAAGATGTACGTGTTATGGGAAGATCTACTCAAGGTGTACGCTTAGTTCATGTTAAAGATGGCGATATCCTAGTTGCTATGGAAAAACTCTCTTTCAATGAAGATGAAACTTTATCAGATATTGAAGAAGAGACTACCTCGCCACAAGTGTAA
- the gyrB gene encoding DNA topoisomerase (ATP-hydrolyzing) subunit B: protein MDAKEKSYDASAITVLEGLQAVRERPGMYIGDTGITGLHHLVYEVVDNSIDEAMAGYCSEIYVRILEDGGITISDNGRGIPIQIHEKESKKQGRDVSALEVVLTVLHAGGKFDKDSYKVSGGLHGVGVSCVNALAEKLVATVYKDKQAYQMEFSRGIPVTALQTLGATEKQGTEITFYPDNKIFSSCVFDRSILIKRLRELAFLNRGITIVFEDDRDVSFDKVVFFYEGGIQSFVSYLNQNKESLFSEPIYISGIRAGDDGDIEFEAALQWNSGYSELIYSYANNIPTRQGGTHLTGFSTALTRVLNAYIKAHNLAKNDKLSLTGEDIREGLTAVVSVKVPNPQFEGQTKQKLGNSDVGSVSQQITGETLATFFDENPQIAKMIVEKVFIAAQAREAAKKARELTLRKSALDSARLPGKLIDCLEKDPEKCEMYIVEGDSAGGSAKQGRDRRFQAILPIRGKILNVEKARLQKIFQNQEIGTIIAALGCGIGSDNFNLSKLRYRRIIIMTDADVDGSHIRTLLLTFFYRHMTALIENECVYIAQPPLYKVSKRKDFRYILSEKEMDDYLLTLGVGDSKLAFKNGDREISGEALDNFVKLILNVENFIVALEKKAVPFSEFLEMRKETSGYPLYYCPPKSGKQGGRYFHSTEEKDQEILNSEDPDSVKVIELYKTAVFAEIQEELRDYGLDIRHYLNPKDSEMVITNEDSKTLPYTCYTLKEVIDHLKALGRKGIEIQRYKGLGEMNADQLWDTTMNPEQRTLVRVSLKDAVEADHIFTMLMGEEVPPRREFIENHALSVKMNNLDI from the coding sequence ATGGACGCAAAAGAAAAAAGTTACGACGCCTCAGCTATTACCGTTTTAGAAGGGCTTCAAGCCGTTCGTGAGCGTCCTGGGATGTATATTGGAGATACTGGGATTACAGGACTTCATCATTTGGTGTATGAAGTTGTAGATAACAGTATCGACGAGGCCATGGCAGGCTATTGTTCTGAAATCTATGTGAGGATTTTGGAGGATGGTGGTATTACTATATCCGATAATGGTCGAGGTATTCCAATACAGATTCACGAAAAAGAATCTAAAAAACAAGGTAGGGATGTTTCTGCTTTAGAAGTTGTTCTGACAGTGCTTCACGCTGGAGGGAAATTTGATAAAGATAGCTACAAGGTCTCCGGAGGATTGCATGGTGTCGGAGTGTCTTGCGTTAATGCTTTGGCAGAAAAGCTCGTGGCAACGGTTTATAAAGATAAGCAAGCTTATCAAATGGAGTTTTCTAGAGGGATTCCTGTAACAGCTTTGCAAACTTTAGGAGCTACGGAAAAGCAAGGGACAGAAATCACTTTCTATCCTGATAATAAGATCTTTTCTTCTTGTGTTTTCGATCGCTCTATTCTTATTAAAAGGCTAAGAGAACTCGCATTCTTAAATCGAGGCATAACTATCGTTTTCGAAGATGATCGTGATGTTAGTTTTGACAAGGTGGTCTTTTTCTATGAAGGAGGAATTCAATCTTTTGTTAGCTATTTAAACCAAAATAAAGAGAGCCTTTTCTCTGAGCCTATTTATATTTCAGGGATACGGGCAGGGGATGATGGCGACATTGAATTTGAAGCAGCTCTTCAATGGAATTCTGGATATTCTGAATTAATTTATTCTTATGCGAATAATATTCCTACCCGTCAAGGGGGGACGCATCTTACGGGATTTTCTACGGCATTAACTCGTGTACTTAATGCTTATATTAAAGCTCATAATCTAGCTAAAAATGATAAGCTATCTTTAACAGGAGAAGATATCCGCGAAGGACTCACTGCGGTAGTTTCTGTTAAAGTTCCCAATCCTCAATTTGAAGGTCAGACTAAACAAAAATTAGGAAATAGTGATGTAGGCTCCGTATCACAACAGATCACAGGAGAAACATTAGCGACATTTTTTGATGAGAATCCTCAAATTGCGAAGATGATTGTAGAGAAGGTTTTCATTGCAGCTCAAGCTAGAGAAGCTGCGAAGAAAGCTCGAGAGCTAACATTAAGGAAGAGTGCTTTGGATAGTGCACGACTTCCAGGAAAACTTATCGATTGCTTAGAAAAGGATCCTGAAAAATGTGAGATGTACATTGTAGAAGGAGATTCTGCCGGAGGTTCAGCTAAGCAAGGTAGGGATCGTCGTTTCCAAGCTATCCTTCCTATTCGAGGTAAGATCTTAAACGTAGAGAAAGCTCGTTTACAAAAAATTTTCCAAAACCAAGAGATTGGAACAATCATAGCGGCTTTAGGTTGTGGTATTGGTTCGGACAATTTCAATTTAAGTAAGTTGCGTTATCGACGCATAATCATCATGACAGATGCTGATGTTGACGGTTCTCACATTCGCACACTGCTGTTAACATTTTTCTACCGTCATATGACGGCATTAATTGAAAATGAATGCGTTTATATAGCCCAGCCTCCTTTATATAAAGTAAGTAAGAGAAAAGATTTCCGTTATATCCTTTCAGAAAAGGAAATGGATGACTATCTCTTAACATTAGGAGTTGGAGATAGTAAACTTGCTTTCAAAAATGGGGATCGTGAAATAAGCGGAGAGGCATTAGATAACTTTGTAAAGCTTATTTTAAACGTAGAAAACTTTATAGTTGCTTTAGAGAAAAAAGCGGTACCCTTCTCTGAATTTTTAGAGATGAGAAAAGAAACTTCAGGATATCCTCTATACTATTGTCCTCCGAAGAGTGGAAAGCAAGGGGGACGCTATTTCCATTCTACTGAAGAGAAGGATCAAGAGATTCTAAATTCTGAAGATCCCGATTCCGTAAAGGTTATTGAATTATATAAAACAGCTGTTTTCGCAGAGATTCAAGAAGAGCTTCGCGATTATGGTTTAGATATTCGTCATTATCTTAATCCAAAAGATTCTGAAATGGTGATTACAAATGAAGATTCAAAAACCCTTCCGTACACTTGCTATACTTTAAAAGAAGTTATTGATCATCTTAAAGCCCTTGGAAGAAAGGGAATAGAAATCCAACGCTATAAAGGTCTTGGAGAGATGAATGCAGATCAGCTTTGGGATACGACTATGAATCCTGAACAAAGAACTTTAGTGCGTGTATCATTGAAAGATGCTGTAGAGGCAGATCATATCTTTACCATGCTTATGGGAGAAGAGGTGCCTCCGAGAAGAGAATTTATCGAAAATCACGCTCTATCAGTTAAGATGAACAATTTAGATATTTAG
- a CDS encoding DciA family protein, whose amino-acid sequence MFPFFKNRELHKTKTSKKTASTIKHAKHYLNGYLKKIEHIVAANPKEVIEAWNEMLGTKYNGMFQALGFKDHILLVKIYNSSLYASLKQTHQSSLIARLHQVVPHAKIKEIQFLLG is encoded by the coding sequence ATGTTTCCTTTCTTTAAAAATCGAGAGTTGCACAAAACGAAAACTTCTAAAAAAACAGCTTCTACAATTAAGCATGCAAAGCATTACTTAAACGGGTATTTAAAGAAAATAGAGCACATTGTTGCCGCCAACCCTAAAGAAGTGATAGAAGCATGGAATGAAATGTTGGGAACCAAGTATAATGGAATGTTCCAAGCTTTAGGATTTAAGGATCATATTCTATTAGTAAAGATTTACAATTCTTCTTTATACGCTTCACTAAAGCAAACGCATCAAAGCAGTTTAATCGCTCGCTTGCACCAAGTAGTTCCTCACGCTAAGATCAAGGAAATACAGTTTTTGTTAGGATAA
- a CDS encoding MetQ/NlpA family ABC transporter substrate-binding protein encodes MKKIKTLALIALLACLTGCSKNSEEILRIAASPTPHAELLYSLQKEAKSLGLYLKILPVDDYRVPNRLLLDKQIEANYFQHEDFLKDECSRYQCEGKLVVLAKVHLEPMGLYSNKIHSIEELKNKKQLRIAVPVDRTNEQRALDLLRDCGLIAYNKVSHLDVTAKDVCSCGDRKVVIIEIAAPLLASSLPDVDAAVIPGNFAIAAGFYPHKNSLCLEDVHTSKYTNVVVVRAEDVNDSRMQKLRQLFESDSVKDFFDAKYKESFLLQ; translated from the coding sequence ATGAAAAAAATAAAAACACTAGCGTTAATTGCCTTGCTAGCCTGTTTAACCGGATGTAGTAAAAATTCTGAAGAGATTTTACGCATTGCTGCAAGTCCTACACCACACGCTGAGCTTCTCTACAGCTTGCAAAAAGAAGCAAAATCCTTGGGATTATATCTCAAAATACTTCCTGTGGATGATTATCGTGTGCCCAATCGTTTGCTTTTAGATAAGCAAATAGAGGCTAATTACTTTCAGCATGAAGATTTTTTAAAGGATGAATGCTCACGTTATCAATGTGAAGGAAAGCTTGTTGTTTTAGCTAAAGTACACTTAGAACCTATGGGGTTATATTCTAATAAAATTCACTCTATTGAAGAGCTTAAAAACAAAAAGCAATTACGGATAGCTGTTCCTGTAGATAGAACAAATGAACAACGTGCTCTGGATTTATTGCGAGATTGTGGTTTGATTGCTTATAACAAAGTTTCTCATCTAGATGTTACTGCGAAAGATGTTTGTAGTTGTGGAGATAGAAAAGTTGTTATTATAGAGATCGCAGCACCGTTATTAGCATCTTCGTTACCTGATGTAGATGCAGCTGTAATCCCTGGAAATTTTGCTATTGCTGCAGGATTTTATCCTCATAAAAATAGTCTTTGCCTAGAAGATGTGCATACATCTAAATATACTAATGTTGTTGTTGTGCGTGCTGAAGATGTAAATGATTCGCGAATGCAAAAACTACGTCAATTATTTGAGAGTGATTCTGTCAAAGACTTCTTTGATGCTAAATACAAAGAAAGTTTTTTACTCCAATAA
- a CDS encoding ABC transporter permease subunit, whose translation MQVDMIYLLIKETGSTLYMVAASFFFSSILGGLLGLGLFVTAPYGLKPMKSIYSGTSIVLSFLTAIPFAILIVILFPVTRWIVGTSLGATASIVPLTLGALPLVASFVSDALRTGALTCIEPSIALGIPKMKIVKDILFPEIFPQLIFSLKSLIVHLIACSTFAGFVGGGGLGQILLQYGYYRFDFSITLSVLVITLFFIEGIRILGDTWGRRILKRRGIL comes from the coding sequence ATGCAAGTAGATATGATCTATCTGTTGATTAAAGAAACAGGAAGCACTCTATATATGGTGGCTGCGTCTTTCTTCTTCTCATCAATTTTAGGTGGGCTTTTAGGATTGGGACTTTTTGTAACAGCTCCTTATGGATTAAAACCAATGAAGAGTATCTATTCAGGAACTTCCATTGTATTGAGTTTCCTTACAGCCATTCCCTTTGCTATTTTAATTGTTATCCTATTCCCAGTAACGCGATGGATAGTGGGGACATCTTTAGGAGCAACAGCCTCCATAGTTCCTTTAACTTTGGGCGCTTTACCTCTAGTGGCTTCTTTCGTATCCGATGCATTACGTACAGGAGCATTGACATGTATTGAGCCGTCTATTGCTTTAGGAATACCTAAAATGAAAATAGTAAAAGATATTCTTTTCCCAGAAATCTTTCCACAGCTGATCTTTTCGTTAAAATCATTAATTGTGCACCTGATTGCCTGTTCTACTTTTGCTGGATTTGTTGGAGGTGGAGGATTAGGACAGATTTTATTGCAATATGGTTATTATCGTTTTGATTTTTCCATAACTTTATCTGTGTTGGTTATTACTTTATTTTTTATTGAAGGCATCCGGATTTTAGGAGATACTTGGGGCCGACGCATACTAAAACGTCGGGGGATTTTATGA